The DNA region ACCCCTGGCCCCTCCACCCCTTAGCTTTCACTCAGAACTGGGGCTGGAGGTGGAATTTGGCACCGTAAAGCTAGCAGAACCAGCACCAGTCCTCCGAGCTGGCCATGGGCCTCAGCCCCCAATCAGTGCTGGACCCCTTTGTCCGGGGACCCCCGGCTCCAGCAAATTCTCCATCTTTGCAGCCTGACAAGCTCCGGAGGTTCTTCTTCACGGACAAGAAGCATAAATCCTGAGCACCTGGCTTCCTGGGGCCCAGCTATGCCAGGAGTGACTGGGAAGCCCTGAGGCTCTGGAAAGCACCCCTGCTTCCCTAGCGTCCCTCACTCTCCCAGGGGAAGGGTGTCCTGGTCTGAGAGGTGGAGAACTGACCATAGGCAGGGTCggcatccccaccccccacgtGGTCCAGGGCAGGCCCTCTTCAGTGGGCCAGCAGAGCCACAGGCCCGGGAATAGCAGGGGAGCCCCTGCCTGAGGCAACAGTTGTAGCCTGCAGGTGCTGGGCTCTCAGGAGCAGCCCCTTGGCCTGTCTCCAACCGGTCTGtgctgcagatggggaaactgacaCCCACATAGGAGCAGCAAGCTGCCTGAGGTCTCAGAGCCTGGCTGCCTGGGGTCCGCTAGGACGCGTTCCTGGGTGTTGCTGGAGAGCCAGCCAGCATGTGCCGCCCACCCCTGTGACCAGGTTGCCCTCACTTGCCCTCTGCCTCCCAGTCCCGGCCCCCAGGGCAGCTCTCAGGGCCCTCCCACTAGGCCCACACTCAGGCAAGCGGCCCTGCCCATGCAGCAGCTCTGGACACAGGCAGTCTGGTGTCCCGCTCCCCCTGGGTCCTTCCTGCTTTGTCCCACTGTCCCCTCACCTGCATGTCCCCACGTGTCAGGGTGGTCTGCTGCTCCCCGCCCATGGCCCCTGGGCAGCAGAGGTGGAAAACAGATGGACCATCCCCAGAGAGAGCGCTGCAGCCCACACCGCTCCCGCCTGTGTCCCTCAACGGTGCTGGGCCTGGTTCACACCTGGGGGAGCATCTCCCCTCAGCAGCCTCACACCTCAAAGATCGGGGACATGAGAGCCCCCACCACCTAGGGTGTGTAGGATGGACAGCATGGCAAGTGGCTTTGTGTCTGACATATGGTTAGTGCTCTGTGAATTCTCACCTAATGTCCCCCGTGGGGCTCACCAGAGACCTGGGGCACCAATGTGTCTCCCTCTCCAAAGTACAAGCATTGAAATAAACGTTAGTGCCCAAAGCAGAAAGGTGATGCTTGACCCCGAGGGGACTAACTACTGGTGGGATTTCAAGGAGAAAGGGACCTTTGAGTGTATCCTAGTGTCAGCAGGCAGACCACGGGGACATCAAAGTGCTTTACTACTGGGAATTCACATATGTGTGGGTAGGATGCACCAGTGAAAATTCCACATCTcaggagagcagggggtggggtgccCAGGGCTCAGAGCCAGGGACAGAGCAGAGCCCTGGGCCCACCATCCTCCCAGCTTCAcattgggggggttggggtgcaGCCCAGCTGTGGGTTTTGGAAGACTGCATAGCTCATAAAATCTTGTCCTCTTTCCCTTTTCACTTTGCCCTGGGCAACCCGGGACGCCTGCCCAGCACTCAGGACACATCTGTGTCCCCTGCCCCataatgtctctgcctttcctcccagtGGGGCCCTTCCTGACAGGGAGAGGACCGGGGTCTGGGGGCTCAGGGGCACAGatggagggcctgggaggggcccTGCTCCCCACATCCCCCTTCCCTGGTTAAGGATTTTTTGCTCAAAGGGCCAAGGAAATGTTGGTGGGTACAACCCCAGAGGCTGCAGCCTCTTTCTGGGCAGCATGGAGGTCACACTTGCGTAGACAACAGAGCCAGGTGGTCGGCTTTGGGGCCCTCATGCCCTGGTGGTGTCCTCAGATCCGGATGTGGAAGGTGCTGGAAAAAGAGGAAGGGCCCTCAGTAGAAAGCTCACTGAACCCCAGCCCAGTGTCGACCGGTCCCTTAGGAGGACACGGCTGACTAACTCCAAGGGGGGGCCAGTCGTCCCCAGGGGCCGCACCTGAGGAAGTCAGGGGCCTTGGCGATCATGTCCTCAAAGTCAGCGAAGCCCAGCTTGCCGTCCCCATCCAGGTCCGCCTCCTCAATGACCTTGTCACACACAAGCACCACCTCGTCCTCATCTAGCTCCGACTTAGTGAGCCGCGCCAGTGTGCGCTCCAAGTCCTCCTTGCAGATGAAGTTGTCTGTGTTGAAGTCTGCGGGCAGGTAGGTGGGGGTGCTCAGGCCGGGCCCCCAACATGCCACCCTGTGCCCAGGCCCCGGCTGACTACCACAACCCACAGGCCAACACTCATGATCCCATGACACCTCCGCCATGGCTGCAGGTATGAACCTAGCCTGAGACGCTTGCAAGTCCAAGTCTGAGGCTTGGGCCACCAGGCCTCCTGCCACACCTGCAGTACGCCCCATGTGCCCTCAGGAGCAGAGGGAAGCAAGGCCCAGGAAGGCCAGCGACTAAATCAAGCTCAGAGAGCTGCTTGGAGGGGGAGGCAGGATACTGCCTGGGCCTGTTGCCACTAAGCACCCCTGCCCAACCACGTTCTTTACACTGCACCACAGGGCCTCCCGCAGGCCCCCCAGCAGGCTGGTCATGGTCAGAAGACTCAGAAGCCCCTTGGAGGGAGGGCTGGCCCCTGGGCACACTTGGCAGAAGGCACCACCACTGCCCAAAGCACGGCCGCACGGCTTGCAGCAGTGACTACACCCTCCCCTCATTTTCAGCTCAGCTTCTGGATCTTGGCCCCCTCCTCTACCCAGAGTGCCCCTCCCACTTGTCTATCCAGCAAATTCCCATTGGCACCCCCAGGGGGCTTTCTAAGCCTTAGGGCTCCCCGCTCCTGGGCCTCTGCCACTAGCCACACCCTGACGAGAAGGGCAGTGATGAAGAGCGTGCCCACTAGCAGGCATGTCACACGCTCTGCCTCATGGCCCCGCCTACACAAGCTAAGTGGTAGGTCCAGGGAGAGTCCCTACCatacacagatgaagaaacaggtcCTGCAAGGGGCATGTGACCTAAAGGGACATCCCTGGTCAGGACCAGGACCCAGAGCCCAGCCCCTTGACAGGTACCTCCATATTGGCCCGTGAGTGCCTCTGGGGTCGGCATGATCCCATGACACCTCCGCCATGGCTGCAGGTATGAACCTAGCCTGAGACGCTTGCAAGTCCAAGTCTGAGGCTTGGTGCACCCAGACCAGGCCTCTGATGTGGGCACAGTGGCTACAAGAGGAGAAAGCATGAGAGGCTCCGGAGCCACAGGGTGGCCACAGGTGCTGGGACAGGCCTGTCGGGGCTCCTCTGCTAGCAGGGACCCAGCCCTCCCTGGAACTCCACCTCAGGAGGGTAGACAGTCCATGAAGGTCCATCCTCTGGAGCCCAGTGCCCTCTGGTGGTCAGCATGACCGTGGCACTGGGAGCCTGCTGCCTGGCAgaggcccctccccagccccctacCTCTGGCTCACACCTCAGAATCCAGAACTGTCCACCTGCAATCCTGTGGCGCCCTGGAGCCCCAGCACCTGGTCCACGTTCCCTAGCTGGCTCCTCACAGCCTGTCCTGTGACCTCCTCATGAAACCCGGCACCTCCCTACTGTTCCATCCACTGGGCACAGCTGCCCCTACCTGTGGTGTCCACGTGGCCCCCCCTTGCTCCAAGGCCCCTGCACCCCTACATGCTGCCACCCACAGGTATGCAGTCCTCTAGGCCCATACCGTAGATCTTGAAGGCATAGTTTGCCTTGAGCTCTCGGGGTGCTGACTCACACAGCACGGAGAACATGTCCACAAAGTCATTGAAGGTAAGGTTCCCCTCGCCATCCTCAGAAAAAGCCTCTACGATCCTTTCCTTGAAGGGGTTCTCCTGCAGGAAACAACCAGCATCACATGGGTACATGGGGACTGAGCGGACTCAAGAAAGACAGCAACGAtgtgtgtggccttggacaagtgacCTAACCCCTCTGAGCCCCCACAtccccatctgcaaagtggggatgACAAATGGGCCTGCTGGGCTGGTGTGCCAGGGGCTGGATAAAGTATGACAGGTGGGGGTGCAAAGCCAGGCTGAGGTGCACTCACAGCAGGCAATGCCTCATGTCAAGCAGGGGCACCCCCCACCACTGCTCAGAGGGGTGCACAGGAGTACCTGCCTCGACGTGGATGGAAGAGAAGAGGTGGCCCAGGGCACAGGCAGGGGACAGGGTTacgggaggcagaggtggggcccCTGAGGCTCGGAGAAAGGGCCGGGATAAGCAACAGGACTCGGAGGGGCAGTCAGAACCCGGGCCATCACCAGACCGCTCAGGGCCTCTAGCCCCAGGGATCCTCCCTCTGATCCCAGGTCTCTCGGGGCTCTTCTTTAGAGTCCCCCACCCCAACTGGGCTTGGCCACTCCCACTCTGTGCCTGCGTGGCTACTGCCagtgcccctgcccctgcagTGATCCTCTGAGCCAGGGCGCAGGCTTCTCTAGGCAGAGTGGACACCTGCCCAGGGGCAAGCCTGGGCCTCACTGTCCCTCGGGACTGAGGTCACAGCCAGGACACAGGCCAGAGAGGATGCCACATGGTGCTGTGACCCCAGAGTCACACATCCAAGGCCTAGCAAGGGGCTAGTGGCAAAGTCCCACAGCAGTGTAGAGTCCTGCCCCCATGGCCAACCTCCCCTACTGCCGGAAAGCACTTGACCaccaaaaaatacacaaaatgaaacTTTTGTGTCAGATACATGTGTGGTCTGAGGTCCAGCAGGATCGGCCTTGCCTGGGAGCTTGCTGGAAAACAGAATCTCAGCCCACACCACCCACACTTGCTGACCCCATGTGCCTGTGTGTATTCTGGGCTGAGAAGGGAGGGTGCGGATGACCTGCTGTGAGAGGCCAAAGCCAGAAGAGGACACAGAATTATCCAAAAAAGCAGACgtaagggggcgcctgggggctcagtcagtggagtgtgggACTCTTGGTCTTGGCCCTGTCCGTGATCCATGATCTCAGGCCGAGCCCTACAGGGCTCTGTGCACCTTGTTGGCTTCCACCTCTCCCtcttaagtaaatacataaaaacttaagggaaaaaaaaccagaCACAAGTCCTGCCACATGGAGCCAACTGTCCATCTCACAAGGGGGCAGCAGTGAGCATGGCACCCTATGGCCCCACATATGGAACTCCTGTGTTTAGAGCACAGGGGAGGAAACAGGTACAGAGTTCAGTGACCCTTTTGGGCCCACACAGCCACGAAGGGTAGATCCGGCCTCAACCCAGGTCTGGGGGCCTCTGTTGTACCTCCAGCCCACCTGCCCAGCAGCACTGGCCTCTCTCGTACCCGGAGCTCCGGCATCTGGATGATGAGGCTCATGGGCACGTGGACGATGGGGCTCTTCCGGTAGTCCATCGGGACGAGGTTGGGAGCCAGCTCATAGAACCGTGCATGGAGCCTACAAGGGAGACAGAGGGGAAGAGCTGGAGGGGGTGCTCCCCCCGAGCCCCAGCGGCCAAGGCTGCCCCACCTGCACCCAGATGCACTATGGCCCCAGCCCAGGGAGGTTAAGAGCCATTTGTCTAGGACCACACAACTTCAGAGACCAGGGCCCACAGCTGGAATGAAGGTCTGGAGATCCAGAGC from Canis lupus dingo isolate Sandy chromosome 3, ASM325472v2, whole genome shotgun sequence includes:
- the CIB2 gene encoding calcium and integrin-binding family member 2 isoform X2 produces the protein MGNKQTIFTEEQLDNYQDCTFFNKKDILKLHARFYELAPNLVPMDYRKSPIVHVPMSLIIQMPELRENPFKERIVEAFSEDGEGNLTFNDFVDMFSVLYFNTDNFICKEDLERTLARLTKSELDEDEVVLVCDKVIEEADLDGDGKLGFADFEDMIAKAPDFLSTFHIRI
- the CIB2 gene encoding calcium and integrin-binding family member 2 isoform X1; its protein translation is MGNKQTIFTEEQLDNYQDCTFFNKKDILKLHARFYELAPNLVPMDYRKSPIVHVPMSLIIQMPELRENPFKERIVEAFSEDGEGNLTFNDFVDMFSVLCESAPRELKANYAFKIYDFNTDNFICKEDLERTLARLTKSELDEDEVVLVCDKVIEEADLDGDGKLGFADFEDMIAKAPDFLSTFHIRI
- the CIB2 gene encoding calcium and integrin-binding family member 2 isoform X3, with the protein product MDYRKSPIVHVPMSLIIQMPELRENPFKERIVEAFSEDGEGNLTFNDFVDMFSVLCESAPRELKANYAFKIYDFNTDNFICKEDLERTLARLTKSELDEDEVVLVCDKVIEEADLDGDGKLGFADFEDMIAKAPDFLSTFHIRI